Proteins encoded in a region of the Eretmochelys imbricata isolate rEreImb1 chromosome 10, rEreImb1.hap1, whole genome shotgun sequence genome:
- the GLCE gene encoding D-glucuronyl C5-epimerase: protein MRCLAARVNYKTLIVICALFTLVTVLLWNRCSSDKTTQVPRNLNSGFRVDGLEKRTAASESNSYVNNLAKQQSEEASPQEQQRAPPVVGGFNSNGNKILGLKYEEIDCLINDEHTVKGRREGNEVFLPFSWVEKYFEVYGKIAQYDGYDRFEFSHSYSKVYAQRAPYHPDGVFMSFEGYNVEVRDRVKCISGVEGVPLSTQWGPQGYFYPIQIAQYGLSHYSKNLTERPPHIEVYETAEDKDKSSRAIDWTVPKGCSVSTVPDKFRFTNVKQFVVPENTEGASLQLGNSRDFIISFDLRFITNGSISVVLETTEKNQLFTIHYVSNTQLIAFKDRDIYYGIGPRTIWSTVTRDLVTDLRKGVGLSNTKAVKQTKIMPKKVIRLITKGKGFIDNVTISTTAHMAAFFAASDWLVRNQDEKGGWPIMVTRKLGEGFKSLDPGWYSAMAQGQAISTLVRAYLLTKDHTFLNSALQATAPYKLPSEQHGVRAVFMNKHDWYEEYPTSPSSFVLNGFMYSLIGLYDLKETAGEKLGKEAKSLYDRGMESLKAMLPLYDTGSGTIYDLRHFMLSSAPNLARWDYHTTHINQLQLLSTIDESPIFKEFVKRWKSYLKGGRAKHN from the exons ATGCGTTGCTTGGCAGCTCGGGTCAACTATAAGACTTTGATCGTCATCTGCGCTCTCTTCACTCTGGTCACGGTCCTGCTGTGGAACAGATGCTCCAGTGATAAAACTACGCAGGTTCCCCGAAACCTGAACAGTGGCTTCCGAGTAGATGGACTGGAAAAACGAACAGCTGCGTCTGAAAGTAACAGCTATGTAAATAACCTAGCCAAGCAGCAGAGCGAGGAGGCATCACCCCAAGAGCAACAGAGAGCACCCCCTGTTGTTGGAGGGTTCAATAGCAATGGAAACAAAATTTTGGGACTTAAATATGAAGAAATTGACTGTCTGATCAATGATGAGCATACAGttaaagggaggagagagggcaaTGAGGTCTTTCTGCCCTTTAGTTGGGTGGAGAAATACTTTGAGGTTTATGGGAAAATTGCTCAGTATGATGGCTATGACAGATTTGAGTTCTCTCATAGCTACTCCAAAGTATATGCACAGAGAGCACCTTACCACCCTGATGGAGTATTCATGTCCTTTGAGGGCTACAATGTAGAAGTTCGAGATAGAGTGAAGTGCATAAGTGGTGTTGAAG GTGTGCCATTATCCACACAGTGGGGACCTCAAGGCTATTTCTACCCAATCCAGATTGCACAATATGGGCTAAGTCATTATAGTAAAAATCTGACTGAGAGACCACCTCACATAGAGGTGTATGAAACAGCAGAAGACAAAGACAAAAGCAGCAGAGCCATTGATTGGACTGTACCAAAAGGCTGTTCTGTTTCAACCGTACCTGATAAGTTCAGGTTCACTAATGTTAAACAGTTTGTcgttccag AAAATACCGAAGGGGCGTCTCTGCAGCTTGGGAACTCAAgagattttattatttcttttgacCTCAGATTCATCACAAATGGGAGCATATCTGTGGTTCTAGAAACAACTGAGAAGAACCAGCTCTTCACCATACACTATGTCTCGAACACTCAGCTGATCGCTTTTAAAGACCGAGATATTTACTATGGCATTGGACCTAGGACCATTTGGAGCACAGTCACAAGAGATCTGGTAACTGACTTAAGGAAAGGAGTGGGTCTCTCCAACACAAAAGCTGTGAAGCAGACAAAAATAATGCCTAAAAAAGTGATTAGGTTGATCACGAAGGGAAAAGGCTTTATTGATAACGTCACTATATCGACAACTGCCCACATGGCAGCTTTTTTTGCTGCGAGCGATTGGCTAGTGAGGAACCAGGATGAAAAAGGTGGCTGGCCAATTATGGTGACACGGAAGTTAGGGGAAGGGTTTAAATCTTTAGACCCTGGCTGGTACTCTGCTATGGCACAAGGGCAGGCCATTTCAACGTTAGTCAGGGCTTATCTGTTAACAAAAGACCACACATTCCTCAACTCAGCTTTACAGGCAACAGCACCTTACAAGCTCCCGTCAGAGCAGCATGGAGTGAGAGCTGTCTTTATGAACAAACATGACTGGTATGAAGAGTACCCAACCTCTCCTAGCTCATTTGTTTTAAACGGTTTCATGTACTCTCTGATTGGACTGTATGACTTAAAAGAAACTGCAGGTGAGAAGCTAGGGAAAGAGGCAAAGTCTCTCTATGATCGAGGCATGGAGTCCCTGAAAGCCATGCTTCCACTCTATGATACAGGCTCAGGAACGATCTATGACCTCCGTCATTTCAtgctcagctctgctcccaacTTGGCCCGGTGGGACTATCACACCACCCACATAAACCAACTCCAGCTATTAAGCACGATCGACGAGTccccaattttcaaagaatttgTCAAGAGATGGAAGAGCTACCTTAAAGGTGGCAGGGCAAAGCACAACTAG